One window of Vicinamibacterales bacterium genomic DNA carries:
- a CDS encoding prepilin-type N-terminal cleavage/methylation domain-containing protein, whose protein sequence is MPRNASGFTLIEVLVATAIVVTVAAGCAQLLIAALRYDVASRQQLALMSAAMAKLDELAATIAGGTAPPGASGALDRSVDGSSDVITVSGVRMERRWLIAPLTTFAPGVAVVTVRALPAAALAASTIELATIVEAGAS, encoded by the coding sequence ATGCCACGCAACGCATCGGGTTTTACGCTCATCGAAGTACTCGTGGCGACGGCGATCGTCGTGACCGTCGCGGCCGGCTGCGCGCAGCTCCTGATAGCGGCTCTGCGGTACGACGTCGCCTCGAGGCAGCAGCTCGCGCTGATGTCCGCCGCGATGGCCAAGCTGGATGAACTGGCCGCAACCATTGCCGGAGGGACGGCGCCACCGGGCGCATCCGGCGCCCTCGATCGTTCTGTCGACGGCTCTTCGGACGTCATCACCGTGTCGGGTGTCAGGATGGAACGGCGCTGGCTCATCGCGCCGTTGACGACGTTCGCCCCTGGCGTGGCGGTGGTGACGGTGCGGGCTCTGCCGGCCGCGGCGTTGGCGGCATCGACGATCGAACTCGCGACCATCGTCGAGGCGGGTGCGTCGTGA
- a CDS encoding sigma-54 dependent transcriptional regulator produces the protein MLLVEDKDSLRTMLRHALERQDHAVLEARDQPEAVRLLQQAQPALVLSDLRLPDGDGFGVLRAAKEIDADIPVIVMTAYGSIEDAVRAMKEGAMDFLAKPVDPDHLLLLVARALEQRRIIAENLLLKEELAVRRGAPQIIGDDPSLRRVFAALQRAASTDATVLLEGESGTGKELFARSLHALSPRADAPFIAINCAAIPENLLETELFGYEKGAFTGAAARKPGKFEMAHRGTLFLDEIGDLPFPLQAKILRALEEKRFERVGGTASVQVDVRLVAATNRGLKAAVAAKRFREDLYFRLSVFPITVPPLRERQRDIPVLARYFVERFCRDLKKKPLGISAEAMDQLQTYGWPGNVRELQNCIERAVILAEGDAMFPRHLHLSFAAPLTSETPPSPWEEIDLSGTLAEAIRRVTREAEKQKIQAVLAEAQGNKGRTAELLQISYKMLLAKLKEHALE, from the coding sequence ATTCTCCTCGTCGAGGACAAGGACTCGCTCCGGACGATGCTGCGGCACGCGCTGGAGCGGCAGGACCACGCCGTTCTCGAAGCGCGCGATCAGCCCGAAGCGGTGCGGCTGCTGCAGCAGGCGCAACCCGCCCTGGTGCTTTCCGACCTCCGCCTCCCCGACGGCGACGGCTTCGGCGTGCTGCGCGCCGCCAAGGAGATCGACGCCGACATTCCCGTCATCGTGATGACCGCCTACGGCAGCATCGAGGACGCCGTGCGCGCGATGAAGGAAGGGGCGATGGACTTTCTCGCCAAGCCCGTCGATCCTGACCATCTGCTGTTGCTGGTGGCGCGCGCGCTCGAGCAGCGGCGGATCATCGCCGAGAACCTGCTCCTGAAGGAGGAGCTGGCGGTCCGGCGCGGAGCGCCGCAGATCATCGGCGACGACCCGTCCCTGCGCAGGGTGTTCGCCGCGCTCCAGCGCGCCGCCTCGACCGACGCGACGGTGCTGCTCGAAGGGGAGAGCGGCACCGGCAAGGAGCTCTTCGCCCGGTCGCTGCACGCGCTGAGCCCGCGCGCCGACGCGCCGTTCATCGCGATCAACTGCGCGGCGATTCCCGAGAACCTGCTCGAGACCGAGCTCTTCGGCTACGAAAAAGGGGCGTTCACCGGCGCCGCCGCCCGCAAGCCGGGCAAGTTCGAGATGGCGCACCGCGGCACGCTGTTCCTCGACGAAATCGGCGATCTCCCGTTTCCGCTCCAGGCGAAGATCCTGCGGGCGCTCGAGGAAAAGCGCTTCGAGCGGGTCGGGGGCACCGCGTCGGTGCAGGTCGACGTTCGTCTGGTGGCGGCCACCAACCGCGGCCTCAAGGCGGCGGTGGCCGCGAAGCGGTTCCGCGAGGATCTCTATTTCCGGCTGTCGGTCTTTCCGATCACCGTACCGCCGCTGCGCGAGCGGCAGCGGGACATCCCGGTGCTGGCACGCTACTTCGTGGAGCGCTTCTGCCGCGATTTGAAGAAGAAGCCGCTCGGCATCTCCGCCGAGGCGATGGACCAGTTGCAGACCTACGGCTGGCCGGGCAACGTGCGCGAGCTGCAGAACTGCATCGAGCGTGCGGTCATCCTCGCCGAAGGGGACGCGATGTTTCCGCGGCACCTGCACCTGTCCTTCGCGGCGCCGCTCACGAGCGAGACACCGCCGTCACCGTGGGAGGAGATCGATCTCTCGGGCACGCTCGCCGAGGCGATCCGCCGCGTCACCCGCGAGGCCGAGAAACAGAAGATCCAGGCGGTGCTCGCCGAAGCGCAAGGCAACAAGGGGCGCACCGCGGAGCTGCTGCAGATCAGCTACAAGATGCTGCTCGCCAAGCTCAAAGAGCACGCCCTGGAGTAG